From a single Ischnura elegans chromosome 7, ioIscEleg1.1, whole genome shotgun sequence genomic region:
- the LOC124162742 gene encoding uncharacterized protein LOC124162742 produces the protein MATSSCTSSGFATGEKFEGHGYRDNKHGFDYQVSQLILIGLRALKSGTHNFELGSDVRAADKWDDIVYRVPKDDGEGRWVTFIQVKHFSNPDKKISMKDLLESDGAFSLPKYFKSYFNIKRNGSPTDLLTSGDIIKDLIVLTNANFTDINDNFTLTTDNTLHEIFETLGEYPIVSNNAIGFKSMFNGKFELVLCLKRAIIDIPYQFALCVKNKRQFVYKAKAEHITEGELRRRYCLQLKSEILYGRYDKFSEKFILDENLSQVAKHFRDELYAIFQEERDKKPQETFTEYLERQTIMPPKFGNLDRDCEANTNDDCGDSAVVIGADSADRDGCLEDVVQDFLAKLKFVLKQADYPETVEMSMKELSLLNGLDENDPMTQIIYKLLRDEVNEWMGAKSANFLTANDLEMFLRDRRRLIKNSNKDYLTLFQSRFPFNVVGTALVFSVIPRLAWPFGRYLARLCAKMVPQVMSLCLSLSESLA, from the exons ATGGCTACCTCGAGCTGCACAAGTTCGGGTTTTGCCACGGGGGAGAAGTTTGAAGGCCATGGTTATCGAGACAATAAACATGGTTTCGATTACCAAGTGTCGCAGTTAATTCTTATAGGTTTGCGAGCCTTGAAGAGTGGTACTCACAACTTTGAGCTGGGATCAGATGTCAGAGCCGCGGACAAATGGGACGACATTGTGTACCGCGTACCAAAGGATGACGGAGAAGGGAG atggGTGACTTTCATACAAGTGAAGCACTTCAGTAACCCCGATAAGAAGATAAGTATGAAAGATTTACTGGAGTCTGATGGTGCTTTTAGCTTGCCGAAATACTTCAaatcatacttcaacatcaagaGGAATGGTTCTCCGACTGATCTCCTGACATCTGGTGACATCATCAAAGATTTGATTGTATTGACCAACGCTAACTTTACGGATATCAACGATAACTTTACGCTAACTACGGATAATACACTACATGAAATTTTCGAAACTCTAGGGGAGTATCCCATTGTTTCAAACAATGCTATTGGATTCAAATCAATGTTCAATGGTAAATTTGAATTGGTACTTTGCCTAAAAAGAGCTATTATTGACATACCATATCAATTTGCACTTTGTGTTAAAAATAAAAGGCAATTCGTGTACAAAGCAAAAGCAGAACATATAACCGAAGGTGAACTACGTCGTAGGTACTGTTTGCAGTTAAAGTCGGAGATTTTATACGGTAGATACGATAAGTTTTCGGAAAAGTTTATCTTGGACGAGAACTTATCCCAGGTCGCAAAGCATTTTCGGGACGAACTCTACGCCATATTTCAAGAAGAGCGCGATAAAAAACCGCAGGAAACTTTTACAGAATACCTGGAAAGGCAAACTATTATGCCACCAAAATTCGGCAATCTTGATAGAGACTGCGAAGCGAATACAAATGATGATTGTGGGGACTCAGCCGTAGTGATTGGCGCGGATAGTGCAGATAGGGACGGTTGCTTAGAGGATGTAGTGCAAGATTTTCTGGCCAAACTGAAGTTTGTTTTGAAACAGGCGGACTATCCGGAAACTGTTGAAATGTCCATGAAGGAGCTGTCCTTGCTGAACGGCTTGGACGAGAACGACCCTATGACACAGATAATTTACAAGTTGCTTCGAGACGAGGTAAATGAATGGATGGGAGCCAAATCGGCGAATTTCTTAACAGCCAATGATCTCGAAATGTTCCTCAGGGATCGTAGGCGTCTTATTAAAAACTCGAATAAAGATTACTTAACTTTGTTTCAATCACGGTTTCCGTTTAACGTTGTTGGTACAGCATTAGTATTCAGTGTGATACCAAGATTAGCATGGCCATTCGGGCGTTACCTGGCCCGATTATGCGCCAAAATGGTACCTCAGGTAATGTCACTCTGTTTGTCATTGTCAGAGTCTCTCGCATga